The sequence below is a genomic window from Lolium perenne isolate Kyuss_39 chromosome 7, Kyuss_2.0, whole genome shotgun sequence.
CGAACGAGCTACATTCATTAATTTCATACCTAAATCTACTAGATTAGGCCCCAGGTTGTCACCGGGGCACTTCTTGCGGCGGAGGGTTTATTGCGCGCCGGCGCTACCTACGTGACCACGAGCGCGGCCACGTCGATCGCCGCCACCTCCGCCGAGCTCCCGCAGATGAGTGGCAGCCCACctacgtcgtcgtcgtcgttgccgTTGCCGCGCGAGGGAAGCGCTGGCAGCGGCAGGCTGCACGAGCCGGCAGGGGGCGCCTCCTCGCGCGCTTTCCGGCGCGCGAATGCGTGCGGCCACTTCCGTGACGCCCGCTTCCACAACCATCGGAGCGCAGCCGCCTCGCGTGCTCCTCCTCCGATCGTACACCCGGCGGACGCGGAGCTAGCTTCTCACCGCCGATTTGACCCCCTCCCCGACCTACGCTTCTTAGGCGGCCCATTGCGGATGGAGGGGTGGTGGCGGCAGCGGCGGAGCGGCGTTAGCAACGGCAGAATTGCTCGCCGGAGAGGAGGGGGTGCGGCGGCAGCGGAAGTGGtagcggcggaggggagtagggtttagaaaccgaactcccctccgcggccCCTTTTAATACGGGGCGGCCGCGTAGTTCTCGGGGGCCCGAACTCGTTATACGGGTCAGACCGCGAGTTCGGGCTCCGTTCTGGCCCAGTTTTGGCCCGAACCCGTATTTCCGCTGGAGTTTTTCAGTTTCGGCCTgttttacgggctctgctagataTGCTCTAATATTTACATGTTTCTCTTATGATGGTACCATGTTTTGGATGGAAAATTGACAAACATGTTATGTACAAGATGGATGTGTGGTTAAACTTGATAAATATGTGGCTGTCTCGTCAATCATTTTTTCTTGCTAAATATTTGTAGTTAACTTGATGAATTCAAGCATACCAGTTGGGTCACATTGAGATTATCTCGTGAAGGTGGGTCCCAATTTGTTAATTAGCCTATTAGTCTTCCTGATTCATATTGTTGTGTTCTCTGCAACGAATTACATTGAAAACTGGTGGTTTGTGCAAAACAAAACCAAAGTTGTGGGTTTGTGCAACTTTAGCACCAACAAGTGGTGTGAAGTGCTATTCCCTCATACGAGTCCGACCAAGCTGCACCGAACCATCCCGATCCCCCGTCGTCTCCGTTAGCTCTCCTCTTTTTTCCGCTCAAGAATCcagtcgaaaccctaaccctagcccagcCATGGCGCCCGCCACCAGATCCGTGGTCCTCCGCCTCGACGACCTGGCCCTCCCGCCGCGGTACCTCACCGTCGCGTCCGACCTCCCGTTCTCCCACCTCCTCCGCTCCCTCCCGCTCCCTTCCTCCTCCTTCTACCTCACCTCCGATGGCCGCCCGTTCGCTCCATCCGCCCCCGTCGCCTCCCTCCCGCCGTCCGCCTTCCTCAAGCTCCGCCTCCGCGCGCTCTGCGGCgggggcggcgacggcgacggtgggTCAACCTGCGTCGAGTCGTGCGACTGCTACCTCTCCATGTACCTTGCGAAGAAGCCCGACAAGGCCGACCCCAACGAGGCCCGCCTCTCCCGCTTCACCTGATGCGCGCTCTCCGGGGAGCCCCTGGGCGCGCCCGCGGTTGTGGATCGCCTGGGCAACCTATTCAACAAGGAGCCCCTCGTCGAGGTGCTCCTCCACAAGCGTCTGCCCAAGGCGCTCTCGCACATCCGCGGGCTCAAGGACATGATCCCCATCCACCTGCAGCGACGTGTCCTCAGCCACCTGCGCAGCATCCGCCACTGGCGCTGCTCAGCCACCAACGCGCCCTCATCCACCAGCGCAGCATCTGCCACCGGCGCATCCTCCGCCACCGGTGCCCAGTCTGCAGGACATCATGTATGCCTCCATTTTTTCCTGCTTGAATGATCTATGTTTACCTTTGAATGAATGAAATCAAGTGGGAATTCGAAATGAAAGCCATGTGTTCCTTGTTGTTTTTGTGTGAATCATGTTCCTTTGAGTATGCATTCATGAATGCTAGCTATAGGCGTTTACCCACTCGAATGCTAGCTGCATTTGTAGTATTGTAGTTGCATACAGTCTGAACCTGTTGGTGTTATTCACCAACTGAATGCAGCTATAGGggtttcacaggcaagcatatctaGTCAGGGTAAATAATATAGATAACTGCCATGGATGTTTATTTGAGGGATCCTTCAAATTTATCTGATTTTATGTGTTCACTTTGTCACCTTTGAGGCTTTGAGCAATCGACAATGAACATAGTAGATCAAGTTACCTCAATGCCGTCTCTTCAGAGACAAAAGGCCTCCTGCTTGCTAAAATTTGCCCAGAATCATCAAAGGCTGAAGAGATAAATTCGGATTGAAGACTTAATCCAACTCAGAATATTTCATTGCTGAAACAGAATCAATCAGTACGGTGGTAAGGACTAGATCCAATACTGAAATCATTCATTCTCTATTATTTGATGGTCCAGTATAGTAGTACATCCATTTCTGAAACAGGAATGACCAGTCGATCCGAAACTCCAAACATATTTGTTTATGTTCGAGGTCCAATTAAACACTCACAAGTTTATATTTGAGGTCCACCAGCATATTTGTTTTCAGAATTGACAGCTGCCCATAATATTCAACCATCTACATATTAGAATTTATTTGAGGGATCCTTCAATGCACATAAAATAAATTTGAGGAAACTGCATTGCAGATACTAAAGTTGCACTATGGTAAAAGCGCATATCTGTTAGTACAGTACTAATTCGATGAGCATCTACTAGTGTTTTAGTTTGCAACTCTGAAGCTCTCATTTCTCATTGACATGGATAACTCTGAAACTGAAACTCACCTGACAGTATCAGCATGGTAGAAACTCACCTGACAGTATATGCATCTGTGTTGATAATATCTCTTTGACAGGTACAATTTGCTCATAGTATGTAATGCCCATTTCTTCCTTTCTGGTTTTTCACAAACTATACATTAGCTGATAATTCTTATTGAGCATCTCAACTTATGTGCCCTATGTTCCTTTGAATGAACATTTTTCAGTGACTTAGATGAGGATATCAATGATGATGGAGAGGACTATGTGAGCGAGGAAGACGACTATGTGAGCCGAAGACGACTATGTTAGTTTCGAAGATGACTACATGAGTGATGAAGAAGACTTGCTGATTGAAGAAGATGAGTACGATGAGAAGAAAGAAAGTTAATTATTGTAAATATAATTCTCTTTTGAATTCCAAAAGTGGCCAGTTCCAGGTACGTTGATGTACAGACCAAAATCGACCATTGATGTTCTCTTTAAGTCTCAGCATGTTCTTGTGATATAATGGAAATCATCATAGATTGATAGTTGACACAGACCTTCTTATTGACATTTGCAGTGGATTTAGTGATATAAATTTATGAACTATTTTATTTTTCATGGTTAATTTTCACTGAAATATTTTTGAACCATGGTTAAAGATCTCCTAGCTAATTCCGTACACAAAGCACCTAAACAGTAAATACCACCTTGTTTTAGTTGTGATACACATCTGTGACACTTCAGAGTCGTTTCATAGTGGCACAGTTGTTTTTGTGGTTTCCTGTAGTTTCGTTTCGGGGAATGCTGGAGGAAGTTTTTTGCTTTGTTAACTTGGGCTTTGCTTATGCACATCCATGATCACACTTTGGGCAAAATTCACGAGTTTTTTACATATCATACAGTAGAATTTAATGTGCACATGGTGAATTGCTGCTGAAATCAATTCTGTAGCTTTAGCCTACCTGCTATTACCTCTGTTTACTTGGCTAAATCGTGCTTTTTGTAGTACAATTTTCATCTCCGTTTTGCTGAATCAAATTACTACTT
It includes:
- the LOC127313683 gene encoding uncharacterized protein, which encodes MAPATRSVVLRLDDLALPPRYLTVASDLPFSHLLRSLPLPSSSFYLTSDGRPFAPSAPVASLPPSAFLKLRLRALCGGGGDGDGGSTCVESCDCYLSMYLAKKPDKADPNEARLSRFT